One part of the Prunus persica cultivar Lovell chromosome G5, Prunus_persica_NCBIv2, whole genome shotgun sequence genome encodes these proteins:
- the LOC18776854 gene encoding uncharacterized protein LOC18776854 isoform X5, protein MEGDVHGKRASSSVVQSRLSPAAQPFSLNPFSHQPSWSSLTSADPCASMLKPVSDINLEDDPFSTAPYSFLEFVEDSHFPQYPSANAASDLGFMPSASKESLTNYTELSSFGHSQASFSSNKNASLAYETLLEQGKPAVKGSKPNHENSESVHEKCSDLTIGTENQFISRSTDQVDAGFFSFSAVNTMATPHEFPMSVTSSTSRLQDYSQAQLPYTAPNVTWSHCNSEIALCDSGFTKLDALTAKSTVFHLPTNNSFPAVLLESDTSTTVSPLNLALSKNVDFKGNYPPNNYDSSSKCSPSGIKDLHDLISSEGKEIHHDGSPNDKGKGGKDGKPLSSEGIGALLKATSEPLITLTNIPDDFSLKHPGPKGAVSISKNLDENDSDLDSPCWKGTLASRQYGVSRSLSSDFVGNEQEVRNSLNPLAPQFFPRHAKAIVDYHANDYVGDDFSSFQKSESSAVNSSSKGHGPVDQAGSKSSSSIKGIGTQTSNDIHDLERVYPLLNNSESGSVLNLPEGLSKLLSTHSKLDVPTILNMMHDLSELLVQKCSNDLDSLNEHKHVMQNIINNLCTYIQHGDGGKVPISDITLTGTPYCPVKSTELHKVGCSNMGFQVTKKKALAVPQEINYQNDREGRKVNSHVFTERMLDSFPSCSGVGTEKSNDIVQMQVMGNALRDNHLTTEELDPQALVYKKLWLQAEAALCSMKYETCVLCMQLEMGGRKLDKNKASY, encoded by the exons ATGGAGGGGGATGTCCATGGAAAGAGAGCTTCATCGTCAGTAGTTCAGTCCCGTTTGTCACCTGCAGCTCAGCCCTTTTCATTGAACCCCTTTTCTCACCAACCGTCTTGGTCTTCGTTGACTTCAGCAGACCCCTGTGCTTCCATGCTCAAACCCGTGTCTGATATCAACTTGGAAGATGACCCATTTTCCACTGCACCTTATTCATTCTTGGAGTTTGTTGAGGATTCTCATTTTCCACAGTACCCATCTGCAAATGCTGCCTCAGACTTGGGTTTTATGCCCTCGGCCTCTAAGGAGTCCTTAACCAATTACACGGAGCTTTCATCATTTGGGCACAGCCAAGCCAGTTTCTCCAGCAACAAGAATGCTTCATTGGCTTATGAAACCTTGCTTGAACAAG GAAAGCCTGCAGTTAAGGGATCAAAGCCCAATCATGAGAATTCTGAAAGTGTCCATGAAAAATGCAGTGATTTAACTATAGGAACTGAAAATCAGTTCATTTCAAGATCCACAGACCAAGTAGATGCtggatttttctctttttcagcGGTTAATACTATGGCGACTCCACATGAGTTTCCGATGTCAGTTACTTCCTCTACATCAAGGCTTCAAGATTATTCTCAAGCTCAGCTACCATATACTGCACCCAATGTGACTTGGAGTCATTGCAATTCTGAAATTGCTTTGTGCGATAGTGGCTTTACAAAACTTGATGCTCTTACAGCTAAATCTACGGTTTTCCATTTACCGACAAATAACTCATTTCCAGCTGTGTTGCTTGAGTCAGATACCAGCACAACTGTTTCACCCTTGAATCTCGCTTTGTCAAAGAATGTGGATTTTAAAGGAAATTATCCACCGAACAATTACGATAGTTCTTCCAAATGCAGTCCTTCTGGCATAAAGGATCTTCACGACCTGATATCTAGTGAAGGGAAAGAGATTCATCATGATGGAAGTCCCAATGATAAAGGAAAAGGAGGCAAAGATGGCAAACCTCTCTCTAGTGAGGGTATAGGTGCATTACTGAAGGCAACATCTGAGCCGCTAATTACTTTAACCAATATTCCTGATgatttcagtttgaaacatCCTGGTCCCAAAGGAGctgtttcaatttcaaaaaatttggatgAGAATGACTCTGATTTGGACTCACCTTGTTGGAAAGGAACCCTGGCTTCTAGGCAATATGGAGTTTCAAGGTCTTTGAGTTCAGACTTTGTTGGAAATGAACAAGAAGTGCGTAATAGTTTGAATCCACTGGCACCTCAATTTTTTCCTCGTCATGCTAAAGCAATTGTAGATTACCATGCAAATGACTATGTTGGAGATGATTTCTCATCTTTCCAAAAGAGTGAATCTTCAGCTGTTAATTCATCCTCCAAAGGACATGGACCCGTTGATCAAGCAGGATCAAAGTCTTCTTCATCGATTAAAGGAATAGGGACTCAGACTTCTAATGACATTCATGATCTGGAAAGAGTTTATCCCCTGCTTAATAACTCAGAAAGTGGCTCTGTGCTGAATTTGCCTGAGGGTTTGTCCAAGTTGTTGTCTACACATTCAAAATTAGATGTTCCCACAATACTTAATATGATGCACGATCTCTCAGAATTGCTTGTACAGAAGTGCTCGAATGATTTAGATTCACTAAATGAACATAAGCATGTGATGCAGAATATAATCAATAATCTTTGTACGTACATCCAACATGGGGATGGAGGAAAGGTTCCAATCTCTGATATAACTCTTACAGGCACTCCATACTGTCCTGTTAAATCAACAGAGCTGCACAAGGTAGGG TGCTCGAACATGGGGTTTCaagtaacaaagaaaaaggccTTGGCTGTTCCACAAGAGATTAATTATCAGAATGACCGTGAGGGGCGCAAGGTTAATTCTCATGTTTTCACTGAGAGAATGTTGGATTCCTTTCCTTCATGTAGTGGCGTAGGCACTGAGAAGAGCAATGACATCGTTCAG ATGCAGGTTATGGGCAACGCCTTGAGAGACAACCATTTGACCACGGAAGAGTTAGACCCACAAGCTTTGgtgtataaaaaattatggctTCAGGCTGAAGCAGCGTTATGTTCCATGAAGTATGAAACTTGTGTCTTATGCATGCAATTGGAAATGGGTGGCCGCAAATTAGACAAAAATAAG GCAAGCTATTAA